A genomic stretch from Brachyhypopomus gauderio isolate BG-103 unplaced genomic scaffold, BGAUD_0.2 sc37, whole genome shotgun sequence includes:
- the LOC143485565 gene encoding uncharacterized protein LOC143485565 isoform X2 has protein sequence MSFFPRRTDQPRPRQEQNHFIYTPGFTTHGVPYNPQATVIHTDPCGPAPFPHGSTAGPSDVGHVNIPVEGPLHTGPDMERQRHLAQPHVQGKVLRQMDPVYLQPAGEVGSNRCPPLPVLTSRTTVTSSGLMRPSPPTFTRLPPLPKPAGREPLRAFRPAKGSVEPPQLHSPGWRRERVGRLHRSGRHLQPLLPDIFEAANPSDAGRGLPKSSRLLSGNPPGSFLLPSYPLATLPGVQLTPTLHRRRHKRDTSPRRRDPGPWRDSTGEVGSSRCPPLPVLASRTTVTSSGLMRPSPPTFTKLPPLPKPSGREPLRAFRPAKGSQVQSTRAVPADDMCEGVVGRDELKPGTPREDPHEHQILQPFYKPDLALAQSFRLLSSDDWEKKIEGLMFIRRLAQYHADVLGSRLHDVCIVLIQEVLHLHSAVSRMAVVSLRELYSSLQKGMDQEVEATAKVLLHKAAESNGFIRQDVDTALDSMVQNCTPIRSMNALLAGGLCHLNAAVRKCTARHLATLVEKIGAERIIPAVSKLAQDSSQETRRLGRRMLLFLSSHHDFDKMVEKYIPAKDLATIRDTVLTLKSKRTKVSRIPRYKMRQPRLEQQEAPAAQTDRQNTQRMKRSLRHTVRDVSPDDAAPLKDLQLNSNVPAQTKTDVLMDDLPTSPSNARTPRSPVKSLIPPLHPSPPTAVPTKHLLPRRRRAPSLIRARPSLSNSSVSFTSRYTAGRLLGTGGFGSVYAGVRKADGKQIAIKFVPKYHAERFITVPGNTRRLPLEVALMEMVCKPPRCEHIVELLEWFECHKCFILILERPVPCIDLFDFLNLHQRQLPEPLARRIMHQVVQAVLHCHDRGVLHRDIKGKNLLVNLDTLDVKLIDFGCGDLLKTGPYRHFRGTMVYSPPEWQVDRTYEGRQATIWSLGVLLYSIICGHLPFEKVEDIVEAHLCFSGNPSRDCRHLITWCLQKDPAKRPVLEDVLAHEWFLEGLQN, from the exons atgagttttttccCCAGGAGAACCGACCAGCCTAGGCCTAGgcaggaacagaaccacttcatatacacaccaggttttaccactcatg gtgtgccctacaacccccaagcgacagtgatccacacggatccctgtggaccagcacccttccctcacggaagtacggcgggaccctcagatgtcggccatgttaacatccctgtagaaggaccactccacactg gccctgacatggagaggcagagacaccttgctcagccccatgttcaaggcAAGGTTCTGAGGCAGATGGATCCAGTCTACCTCCAGCCTGCTG gtgaagttggctccaacaggtgtcccccactgcctgtgctcacttcacgcacgacagtcacctcgtcaggactgatgaggccttctccacccaccttcacaaggttgcctccactccccaaacctgctggccgagagcctctccgtgccttcaggcctgccaaag gttcagtggagcctccccagctccactctccagggtggaggagagagagagtggggagacttcaccggagcggcagacatcttcaacccttgctcccagacatcttcgaagcagctaaccccagtgatgctggtagag gtttgcccaaatccagccgcttgctgtctgggaacccccccgggtctttcctactgccctcctaccctctggCCACTCTTCCGGGAGTGCAGCTCACTCCCACTCTGCATCGTAGACGACACAAGCGAGACACGAGCCCTCGGCGCAGAGACCCGGGCCCGTGGAGGGACAGTACTG gtgaagttggctccagcaggtgtcccccactgcctgtgctcgcttcacgcacgacagtcacctcgtcaggactgatgaggccttctccgcccacctTCACAAAgttgcctccactccccaaaccttctggccgagagcctctccgtgccttcaggcctgccaaag gatctcaagtgcaaagcaccagggcagtccctgctgacgacatgtgtgaaggagtagttggcagag atgaactcaaaccaggaactcccAGGGAGGATCCCCATGAGCATCAGATTTTACAGCCCTTCTACaaaccagacctcgctctcgctcagagcttcagactgcttagctctgatgactg ggagaagaaaattgaagggttgatgttcatccgtagattggctcagtatcacgctgatgtgcttggcagcaggcttcatgatgtctgtattgttcttattcaagag gtacTGCACCTGCATTCTGcagtgtcccgcatggcggtggtgtccttgagggagttgtactccagcctgcagaaagggatggaccaggaagtggaggctacagctaaggtcctcctccacaaagcagcggagtccaatggcttcatcaggcaggacgtggacacagctctggacagcatggtgcagaactgcacccccattcggagcatgaacgcccttcttgctggaggactctg tcatctgaatgctgcagtaagaaagtgtactgctcggcacttggctactttggtagagaagattggtgcagagcgaattattcctgcagtctccaagttggcacaggactcttcccaagaaaccag gcgcttgggccggcgtatgctgctgttcctgtcctcccaccatgactttgataagatggtggaaaagtacatccctgccaaagacctggcaaccatcagggacactgtcctcactctgaaatccaag aggacaaaggtgtctaggattccaagatataagatgcgtcagcctcgtctggagcagcaagaagctccagccgcacagacGGATCGGCAGAAcacgcagcgaatgaagcgcagccttaggcacacggtgagggacgtgagcccagacgacgcggcacctctgaaag acctgcagctgaacagtaaTGTTCCAGCCCAGACTAAGACCGATGTCCTCATGGATGATTTGCCCACGAGCCCCAGCAATGCACGCACCCCCAGAAGTCCCGTCAAAAGTTTGATTCCCCCGCTTCATCCCAGCCCCCCCACGGCTGTCCCTACTAAACACTTACTGCCACGACGCAGACGAGCTCCCAGTCTGATCAGAGCACGCCCGTCCCTTTCAAACAGTTCTG tgAGCTTCACTTCACGTTACACTGCGGGACGTCTTCTGGGCACAGGAGGATTCGGCTCAGTGTATGCAGGAGTCCGCAAGGCTGATGGAAAACAG ATCGCCATTAAATTTGTGCCAAAGTATCACGCAGAAAGGTTCATCACTGTT CCCGGCAATACTCGCCGTCTCCCCTTAGAGGTGGCTTTAATGGAGATGGTGTGCAAGCCACCTCGTTGTGAGCATATTGTGGAGCTCCTAGAATGGTTTGAGTGCCACAAGTGCTTCATCTTGATTCTGGAGCGACCCGTCCCCTGCATAGACCTGTTTGACTTCTTGAACTTGCACCAACGCCAACTGCCTGAGCCACTGGCACGACGGATCATGCATCAGGTGGTTCAGGCTGTCCTTCACTGCCATGACCGTGGAGTTCTGCATAGAGACATCAAGGGAAAGAACCTTCTGGTGAACCTGGACACCCTTGACGTCAAGTTGATCGACTTTGGCTGTGGCGATCTGCTTAAGACCGGACCCTACAGGCACTTTAGAG GCACCATGGTATACAGCCCACCTGAATGGCAGGTTGACAGGACGTATGAGGGCCGTCAAGCCACCATCTGGAGTCTGGGTGTGCTCCTCTAcagtattatctgtggacatCTGCCCTTTGAGAAGGTGGAGGACATTGTTGAGGCACACCTGTGCTTCAGTGGAAACCCATCCAGAG actgccgcCATCTGATAACATGGTGTCTTCAAAAGGATCCTGCAAAACGTCCTGTGCTCGAGGATGTTCTTGCACATGAGTGGTTTTTAGAAGGACTTCAGAACTAA